The uncultured Ilyobacter sp. nucleotide sequence GCCAGTAAGAGATATTTCCTTTAGATACTCTGCTGCACTATACACACCTTTGGCATCGTGATTTTTGAGGCTGCTGTCTATACGTCCAGCCTGTCTTCCCACTGCTATGATTACAGCATCATTATCATTTTTTAAAACTTCAAAATCTATATCTACACCTATTTCCACTCCTAGTACAATTTTTACTCCCAGCATCTCAAGAATTGAGTACTCTTCATCTATAACTTCTCTAGGAAGCCTGTATTCAGGAATCCCAACTCTCATCATTCCACCTAGAACAGGAAGCTTGTCGTAAATAGTAACTTCATGACCATTTTTAGAAAGGTCTATCGCAGCCTGAGCTCCTGCAGGACCCGCCCCTATAACTGCGACTTTTTTACCTGTAGCAGGTTTTTTATTCAAATCCCAGTTTATCGGGTTATCAAAATTATCTGCAGCATATCTTTTTATGTTGGCAACTGAAATAGGCTTATCTTCATCTCCTCTTCTGCATCCTGCTTCACAGGGATGAGCACAGACTCTACCAAGGGTTTTTGGCAAAAATAATTTTTCTCTAATTACCCTTATAGCACCCTCTCCGTCTCCTTCTCCTACAAGTCTCACATACTCTTTTATATCTGTATGCATAGGACAAGAAGATTGACATGCCGGATTGGAATCACCCATACAATTATCTACAATATCCTTCATATTTTCCATTACTTCTTTTGGCAATACACCCATTTTTATCCTCCTAAATTACCTCGACTCTTACATCCCGTATTTTACAGGTGCTTTTACAGCCTCATACTCAAGCCAAGATCCA carries:
- a CDS encoding FAD-dependent oxidoreductase, which encodes MGVLPKEVMENMKDIVDNCMGDSNPACQSSCPMHTDIKEYVRLVGEGDGEGAIRVIREKLFLPKTLGRVCAHPCEAGCRRGDEDKPISVANIKRYAADNFDNPINWDLNKKPATGKKVAVIGAGPAGAQAAIDLSKNGHEVTIYDKLPVLGGMMRVGIPEYRLPREVIDEEYSILEMLGVKIVLGVEIGVDIDFEVLKNDNDAVIIAVGRQAGRIDSSLKNHDAKGVYSAAEYLKEISLTGGSNGVGKRVAVVGGGDVAMDCARSSLRLQGVEEVYSVCLEASYEEMTSSMHEVKGAIAEGVKFNLAMGTNEILIDDTGRVKGLE